One part of the Ornithodoros turicata isolate Travis chromosome 2, ASM3712646v1, whole genome shotgun sequence genome encodes these proteins:
- the LOC135385573 gene encoding calcyphosin-like protein, producing MPRPESPQTRNDTEMKVAVTKQLQTAEGPVDKLRLLCLQRGSTGILGLGSVFRRMDANGSGDLSREEFITGLNQCGFSRFLSDEDLDKLFEQFDADGSGAIKYDEFIRAVRPRMSPRREAQVMKAFEKMDRSGDGQVTFEDIQGIYSVHTDSEYLNGQRSEKELLRHFLATFEEGGIVDGIVTKDEFLDYYAGVSASIDEDGSFDLMMRSCWKL from the exons ATGCCACGACCAGAGTCACCACAGACACGCAATGACACTGAGATGAAGGTGGCCGTCACCAAGCAGCTGCAGACGGCAGAAGGCCCAGTGGACAAGTTGAGGCTACTCTGTCTGCAGCGTGGCTCTACAGGAATTCTGGGACTTGGAAG TGTGTTTCGGCGCATGGATGCCAATGGCAGCGGAGACTTGTCTCGAGAAGAGTTCATCACAGGGTTGAACCAGTGCGGTTTCAGTCGTTTCCTCAGTGATGAGGACCTCGACAAACTCTTTGAGCAATTCGACGCCGACGGTTCGGGAGCCATCAAATACGACGAATTCATCCGGGCTGTACGG CCACGCATGAGTCCAAGGCGAGAAGCCCAGGTAATGAAGGCCTTCGAGAAAATGGACCGTTCTGGAGACGGCCAGGTCACATTTGAGGACATCCAAGGCATCTACAGTGTCCACACGGACTCCGAGTACCTGAACGGCCAACGTAGTGAGAAAGAACTCTTGAGGCACTTCTTGGCCACCTTCGAAGAAGGTGGCATTGTGGATGGAATC GTGACGAAGGATGAGTTCTTGGACTACTACGCTGGAGTAAGCGCTTCCATCGATGAAGATGGCTCCTTCGACCTCATGATGCGCAGTTGCTGGAAGCTCTAG